The following DNA comes from Buttiauxella agrestis.
TTGCTCACGTTGTTGCGCTAAATCCATTGAGTCGGCCATTAGTACAGCTCCATTGCTTGATGGCGATATGTCTCGCTTTCCTGAAAAAGCAAATCCAGCACTTCATTTATCTCAAGCTTATTGGCTCTAATGTGGTTCGCTAAATTCAGAATTCGAGAGGCCATTACCTCAGCTCTGGCGCGTCGCTCCTCACTTTTTGCGTCTGCGAGTAGCTGCTTAAGCTTGGATACTTCATTTTTTCTTGCGTTACTGCTTTCGGTATTACGCATATCTCTTTCTCCTAAATTGGGGCATAAGAATGCCCGGCGGGTTTACGCCTAATGTTCTGGAATGGATTAATTACTCAGCTAAATAGCAGTCGTGTTTTGAAAATCTTGCCGGGAGTAAACTTCCCCAGCGGGTAATTTCATTCATTGAACGGATAATCAACAAACGTCGCGCTTGGTCGAAAAACTCAAACGGCTTGCCGATTTCATCAGGTTTGAATGAGGACGGCTCCAGGCGGTTAGCCAGGGTCAGAACAACAAATTTAAAGTTGTTATCGAGCTTATTAAAATTGCGCAGCGCCGTGTTGTTGGTCGCTTTTAATTGCAGACGAAAACGCGCGAGACATTCATCACCGCTCATTTTTAACGGAGCATCAATCCGCGCATGTATCAGATACACATTGTTAAACGCCGTTTGCGGTGCCTTTACGGATTCAGCCAGAGCAGCACTTTTCATTGAGTCCTCCAGCGCTTAATTAGTCTGGTAACGAGTGATGGCTTGCGAGTACGCAGCCCATTTAACAATGCAGACTGGTCGCGGCTCGGGTGCCAGCGGTGGTTGTTCTCACCCATAATCCAGCCGTGGCCATAACTCATGGACGGGCTTTGGCGTTTCAGTAATGAAGCGAATGACGGTTCCATATGCATCACCTCAAATCAGGCCAAACGATGCGCCGATACCGCTCATGGTATCGACCACGCTCGACATTGCGGGGTTGGCCTGGAGTCGTGCCTGTAATGCCAACGCAGAGAGTGACAACATCCGAATACCAGCGTTAACACTCTCAATCATGTTGTACTTATGCTCGGGAGTAAGGCGTTCAGTGGATGCTGCACCATTCGCCAGTTCCCCTAATTCACTCATGGCTCGCATGACATAGTGCTGTAATTTATCTTTCGCTAACTCGTTAACTGGCACACATGGCAGGCAGTGAATTTGAGCCAGGAACCCATCAACAAGAATTGAGTCTTCCGTCAGGTCGGTAAGCAGCCATAACTCAGGCGGGGTAAATTGGTGAGGTTGATCCGGGTTTAGCTTGTTGCGTAACGTCTGCACATTCATGCCAGCTCGCTCTGCCAGTTTCGCCATATTGTGACGCAGAGCGAAAGCCCGGCACGCTTCGTCATAATGTGGATGTTTGGAAACCTGAAAATCAAACATGTCTCATCCTTATAATTCACATAAAGTGAATTAAGCGCCTATGACGAGTTGAAAACGAGAATGACCTAACGCTTTACGCAACTGATCTTCTTTCCAGCGAGCGTAATAGATGCGAATTGGGCCACCAGCTTTCTTGCAGCCCTTGCGGATTGTGCGTGGTTCGATTGGTACTTGTGGGTTATCGCCGGTAGTCCAACGATAAGCAGTACGTTCAGAAACACCTTCCAACTCTGCAAACTGTTGCAGGCTGACGATAGGTGCAGGCACTTTGATGATTGCGATTTCAGAAGCCATGTTGCATGATTCCCTATTTGCCAAAGATTGCAATTGATACGCCTGTTTTTGCCAACGTTCGCCATCAATTGCGTGGGTTTAGCCAAAATATATCTCCCAATTGAGAGATAGTAAATAGGTTTTATCGAAATGAGAATAGATTCTTTAGGATGGAGCAACGTAGAGGTCTTGGATCGAGTCTGCAAGGCGTATGGGTTTTCTCAGAAAACACAGTTAGCTAACCACTTTGATATAGCATCCAGTTCGCTATCGAATAGGTACACTCGAGGAGCCATCTCTTACGATTTCGCAGCACATTGTGCACTCGAAACCGGAGCTAATCTTCGCTGGTTATTGACTGGAGAAGGGCAGCAATTTGATGAATCAACTTCACCAAAAGAGAGTCAAAAACTTGACGTATTCACATTAAGTGAAGAAACACTTAAAAATGATGGAACTCTAAGTATTGACGGCCAGTTTTTCTCAAAACCCTTATCAAATGGAATAGCTGTTCGATTTGATGGAGAACTTCACTTTATCGACAAGTCAGCCTCGTTATCCGATGGTTTATGGTTGGTTGACATAGAAGGGGCAATCAGCGTCCGTGAGCTAACAAAGCTGCCAGGAAGAAAGCTGCACGTTGCTGGTGGTAAAGTTCCCTTCGAATGTGGACTTGATGATATACAAACATTAGGTCGTGTAGTGGGTGTATACAGCGAGGTTAATTAATGACTGTCCGTAAAAATCCCGCTGGAGGCTGGATTTGTGAACTCTATCCAAACGGAGCGAAAGGAAAACGCATAAGAAAGAAATTTGCCACCAAAGGCGAGGCGTTGGCCTTTGAACAATACACTGTACAAAACCCGTGGCAGGAAGAAAAAGAAGACAGACGCACGTTAAAAGATCTGGTTGATGCATGGTATAGCGCTCACGGCATTACTCTGAAAGACGGCCTTAAACGTCAGTTAGCAATGCACCACGCCTTTGAGTGTATGGGTGAACCGCTGGCACGCGATTTTGATGCGCAGATGTTTTCCCGCTACCGGGAAAAGCGGTTAAAAGGTGAGTATGCCCGTTCAAATAGAGTGAAAGAAGTATCGCCTCGCACTCTTAATCTTGAACTGGCCTACTTCCGGGCGGTATTCAATGAGTTAAATCGCCTCGGTGAATGGAAGGGTGAAAATCCGCTGAAAAACATGCGCCCTTTCCGCACAGAAGAAATGGAAATGGCCTGGCTAACTCACGATCAGATTGCACTACTGCTCGGGGAGTGCAAACGGCATGACCACCCTGATTTAGAAACAGTGGTCAAAATCTGTCTCGCCACTGGTGCTCGGTGGTCTGAGGCCGAGAGTCTCAGAAAAAGCCAGTTCGCGAAATACAAAATTACCTACACCAACACAAAGGGCAGAAAAAACCGAACCGTTCCTATTAGCAATGAGCTTTATGAATCATTACCTAATGATAGATCTGGTCGGCTCTTTAGTGATTGTTATGGCGCGTTCCGGTCAGCGCTGGAGAGAACAAACATCGAATTACCAGCCGGACAACTTACGCACGTTTTACGCCACACGTTTGCCAGCCACTTTATGATTAATGGCGGTAATATTCTTGTGCTTCAGAGAATATTAGGCCATACCGATATAAAAATGACAATGCGATACTCTCACTTCGCTCCAAATCATTTAGAAGATGCAGTAAAACTGAATCCTATTCATAACTATTAAAGGAGATTCCCGTGACACAAGCAGCTAAAGTTTACATTTCAGAAATATTATTCTCAAGCGGGCAAAAAATTTCATTTGAAGAAGATGAAAAAATAATAATTGTTGGCCCCAATAATAGTGGGAAATCACAAACCCTAAGAGAAATCATTGAAATAAGCTCTTCTGCGACAGTAAAAACTGGGCAGGTAATTAAAAAAATAAGCATGCACAAACAAGGTTCAATACAAGACTTGGAAAACCTACTAAAAAAGGGAGGTGCATTCATAAATAACAATTACATATATGGTGGTCAATCGATATATTACGGATGGCTATCCTCATGGGAGGATAAAGATCGGCTAACTAATATCTGTCCAATATTCATAAAGAATGTCACTGCAAATGATCGGTTAAGCATTTGTAATCAACAAAACAGTATTGCACCTGACGCACCTAAATCTCGGCCGCAACATTACCTCTATGAAAATAGTACATTAATGTCGCACATTAGCATGCTGTTCAAAAAAGCATTCAACAAAGACATCATGTTTAATTATCGAGGTGGCAGCGTTTTACCGATTCACGTAGGTAAGCTTCCCACTATTGATGGACTGGTAGATCGAGTCAGCGATGAATATGTAAATTTAGTAAGGCAAAATCCACTTCTTGATATGCAAGGCGATGGCGTAAAAAGTTATGCAGGGATTTTGTTTGAATGTGTAGTACAGAAACTCGATGTAACAATGATTGATGAGCCAGAAGCATTTCTTCATCCGCCTCAGATGAGAATGCTTGGAGACACATTATCCTCAGAAGTAGAAAAACAACTTTTTGTAGCCACTCATAGCAGCGATATATTAAGAGGTTTTTTAGAAGGTACAAAAGGGAACGTTAAAATCTTACGAATTCAACGTGAAGACGATACAAATGTTGTGCATATAATTGATAAAAAATCAGTTGAGCAATTATGGTCAAAACCAGTTCTTAGATATTCGAATGCATTGGATTCATTATTCCATGAGCAAGTGATAATATGCGAGGATGACAGTGACTGCCGGTTATTTAACTTCGTCGCAGATTATTTAGAGAAAAATAGTGACAATGTTTACCCTGACACCTGTTATATCCCAACAGGTGGAAAGCATGCTGTTGCTGGAATAGTTGAGGCATTACGCCCCTCTGGAGTACCTGTAAAAGCAATTTTTGACTTTGACCTAATATCAGAACGAAACACTTTAACCAGAACGTTAAATGCATTCGGTTCTGAGGGTGTTCAAAAAGATGAAATCATAAAACTATGGGAAAGAATTAATTCAGCAGTTACACAGTCCCACAAGCCACTAACACCAGATGAGTTTAAAACACAACTCTTAGATTGTATTAGTGAGATGCCTGCAGATAAAATATCAAAAGGCAAAGTTGAAGAATTGTTCAAACAGAGAAAACCATGGCATGACGTCAAGGTCAATGGATTCAATGGATTACCAAAAGGAGAAATACGTAAAACTTATAAAGAGTTAGAAGAAAAATTAAAATTCTTGGGTATATTTTTAATACCTGTCGGCGAGATTGAGAACTTTAGTGCCGAAACAGGTTTACATGGCCCATCCTTTGTAGAAAAGTTCTTATCATCTCGAGATGTCGAAGACTCAGAGTTGGCTCCGTTGAGAGATTTTGTTCATTGCGTCTATAGCACAAAGATTAGCTCGTTCAAACCAACTGGTATTAGTGATGAAACCCATTCTAATGGCGATAAAGTGGCGACAGAAATGGCGGACGCTGGCTAATTAATGGCAAATGATGGCAGTCTATGTCAATGAAAGATAAAGTAAATCATTGATTTTCGGTTGTTCTACTAGGAACTCATAATCGCTTGGTCGCTGGTTCAAGTCCAGCAGGGGCCACCAAATAAAACAAGGGCTTACGTGAAAACGTAGGCCCTTTTGCTTTTCTGGGTATCTATAGAATATTTTCAGGAAGTCAGCATCGAGACCAATGGTTAATGAACAACCACACATCTCGGTTAAAACCGCCCGCGATGTTCTTTGCAAAAGCAAAATGGTTCAGAGTGTGCGGAATACCTCTGAAAGATGGAATTTTTTGTAATTCACTCGGTTTATGCTCCCGGAGGAAATCCTTTCATTCATTTCTTTTACAAAGTAATCGATATCATCGCATCTGTTATTATCAGGTAGATCCGTATAATGATAATCCCACCATTTTAATTTTAATAATTGGTTGATGACATCTGCTTCGAATCTATATTTCATTACTCTTGCTGGAACCCCAGCGACTACCGCATAAGGTGGTACATCTTTCGTCACAACTGAATTAGCAGCGATAATCGCACCATCCCCGATAATTATTCCACCTTTAAGAACAACATCATTTCCAATCCATACATCATGGCCTATGACAGGATTTTTTGGAACGGTATTAAAGGGCTTCAATACCCATTCACTATCAAACTCTGCTTTCGCAAACTTATCAAAATTACCATTATATGTGAGCATGTGCGTTGTGAATCTGTTCATGGGGTGGTTTCCTCCCATAATCTTCACATTGTTTGCAATGCTACAAAACCTGCCGATGT
Coding sequences within:
- a CDS encoding DUF2732 family protein, with translation MRNTESSNARKNEVSKLKQLLADAKSEERRARAEVMASRILNLANHIRANKLEINEVLDLLFQESETYRHQAMELY
- a CDS encoding phage filamentation protein Fil family protein — translated: MEPSFASLLKRQSPSMSYGHGWIMGENNHRWHPSRDQSALLNGLRTRKPSLVTRLIKRWRTQ
- a CDS encoding phage regulatory CII family protein, with the protein product MFDFQVSKHPHYDEACRAFALRHNMAKLAERAGMNVQTLRNKLNPDQPHQFTPPELWLLTDLTEDSILVDGFLAQIHCLPCVPVNELAKDKLQHYVMRAMSELGELANGAASTERLTPEHKYNMIESVNAGIRMLSLSALALQARLQANPAMSSVVDTMSGIGASFGLI
- a CDS encoding phage repressor protein CI produces the protein MRIDSLGWSNVEVLDRVCKAYGFSQKTQLANHFDIASSSLSNRYTRGAISYDFAAHCALETGANLRWLLTGEGQQFDESTSPKESQKLDVFTLSEETLKNDGTLSIDGQFFSKPLSNGIAVRFDGELHFIDKSASLSDGLWLVDIEGAISVRELTKLPGRKLHVAGGKVPFECGLDDIQTLGRVVGVYSEVN
- a CDS encoding phage integrase, whose amino-acid sequence is MTVRKNPAGGWICELYPNGAKGKRIRKKFATKGEALAFEQYTVQNPWQEEKEDRRTLKDLVDAWYSAHGITLKDGLKRQLAMHHAFECMGEPLARDFDAQMFSRYREKRLKGEYARSNRVKEVSPRTLNLELAYFRAVFNELNRLGEWKGENPLKNMRPFRTEEMEMAWLTHDQIALLLGECKRHDHPDLETVVKICLATGARWSEAESLRKSQFAKYKITYTNTKGRKNRTVPISNELYESLPNDRSGRLFSDCYGAFRSALERTNIELPAGQLTHVLRHTFASHFMINGGNILVLQRILGHTDIKMTMRYSHFAPNHLEDAVKLNPIHNY
- a CDS encoding AAA family ATPase — encoded protein: MTQAAKVYISEILFSSGQKISFEEDEKIIIVGPNNSGKSQTLREIIEISSSATVKTGQVIKKISMHKQGSIQDLENLLKKGGAFINNNYIYGGQSIYYGWLSSWEDKDRLTNICPIFIKNVTANDRLSICNQQNSIAPDAPKSRPQHYLYENSTLMSHISMLFKKAFNKDIMFNYRGGSVLPIHVGKLPTIDGLVDRVSDEYVNLVRQNPLLDMQGDGVKSYAGILFECVVQKLDVTMIDEPEAFLHPPQMRMLGDTLSSEVEKQLFVATHSSDILRGFLEGTKGNVKILRIQREDDTNVVHIIDKKSVEQLWSKPVLRYSNALDSLFHEQVIICEDDSDCRLFNFVADYLEKNSDNVYPDTCYIPTGGKHAVAGIVEALRPSGVPVKAIFDFDLISERNTLTRTLNAFGSEGVQKDEIIKLWERINSAVTQSHKPLTPDEFKTQLLDCISEMPADKISKGKVEELFKQRKPWHDVKVNGFNGLPKGEIRKTYKELEEKLKFLGIFLIPVGEIENFSAETGLHGPSFVEKFLSSRDVEDSELAPLRDFVHCVYSTKISSFKPTGISDETHSNGDKVATEMADAG
- a CDS encoding CatB-related O-acetyltransferase, which gives rise to MKIKLFNFIENNKKGYTFRWTKRHYEYCLDNDIFLNHRGKKIYKERNVLTFSKGEKVTIEENVVAEQYSTMPYKNFSSVGAFSFPTCHFTGNVNIGRFCSIANNVKIMGGNHPMNRFTTHMLTYNGNFDKFAKAEFDSEWVLKPFNTVPKNPVIGHDVWIGNDVVLKGGIIIGDGAIIAANSVVTKDVPPYAVVAGVPARVMKYRFEADVINQLLKLKWWDYHYTDLPDNNRCDDIDYFVKEMNERISSGSINRVNYKKFHLSEVFRTL